GTATCCAAAGTGGAGTTTATGAGTGCAGTCAGTTCCATAAGCTCATTTAACTGTCTGAGCTTTTTTATAAAGGACTCCTCGCTCATTGGGTGGCATCCCTTAGTCCCCTGAGAAATCTTTTAAGTTCCTCTTCTGGCTCATCGAGCCTCCGCACAATAGCACTTCCTACAATAATACCATCTGCCACATCGGAGAGCACCTTAGCCTCCTCAGGGCTTGCTACGCCAAAGCCCACACATATCGGCATCTCGGTAAGCCTGCGTATCGCCATTATAGCCTCTGACAGGGCAGTGTCAACGAGAAGCCTCGCTCCTGTTATGCCTGTCAACGATACATAGTATATAAAACCTCTCGATAATTTTGCCACCTTTTTTACCCTTTCGGCAGTTGAGGTTGGCGCAAGCATAAAGATTATGTCAATGCCCTTTTTTCGTGAAAGCCTTATAAGGTCATGCGCCTCATCAGGAGGAAGGTCAGGCACTATTATACCATCTATCTGAGAGGAGACTGCATCTCGGACAAATGCCTCCTCTTTATAAGCAAATATAGGATTATAATATGTCATTAAGACTATAGGTATTTTAGTGACTGCCCTTATATCTTTGACCAGCCTGATTACATCCCTCAGTGTTACACCCTTTGCCAATGCCCTCTCAGATGCCCTCTGAATAACAGGTCCATCTGCAAGAGGGTCGGTAAAAGGGACTCCAAGCTCTATAATGTCCGCACCACATTCCTCAAGGACTTTTATTAGCTCCTTTGTCTTTTCCAAGGACGGGTCTCCTGCCATGATGTATGGGATAAAGGCTTTTCTGCCTTGTTTTTTGAGATTATTAAAAGTTTTCTCTATGATTGACATGTCCTTTTTATACCCACTCAATCTCCACAAAATGGCTTACCTTCTTAAACTCCGGGTCGCCTGTGACTACAACCGCCTTATATCGAACCGCAGAGGCAAGGACAAAGCAGTCAGCATAAGAAATGCTGTACTCAGCCTTGTATTCAGCAGCCTGGTATATGAGGTCATTTGTAGCAGGCAGGACAGTGAAGTTGAGTCTTTCAATATTTGCGATTGCCTCAAGTTTCTTCTGGTCGCCAAATGCCCTCTTTGTTGTATAGATGATTTCCCCCATGTTAACCGCATTTATGTATTTGGCTGCGCCCAACCGGCTAAGATTCCTCAGAAGGCGGATTATCCTGTCATGCCCTTTCTCCTTCTGGAATAATTTAAGGAGCGCATGGCTGTCAAAGACATAACCTGCTGGCATTACTTGAACTCTGCCTTGCGCTCATAGAGCAGCCTTTTCGAAAGGGAGGGCTCCGGAGGCAGAATGCCACAGGCTGCGGCTATGGGGTCTTCCACAGGAGGAATTAGATAGATTATCCCGCCGTATTCCATTATCTGCATTTCCGACCCCGGCTCTATGTGGTATTTCTTCCTGAGCTCCACTGGGATGACAACCTGCCCCTTTGATAGAGTTTTAACTTTTGGCATAATATTCCAACCTTTTAAATAATTGTTATACCCTATTGATTATTGTATAACTTTCAATGCCTCCTGTCAAGCCGTGCTTTTTAATTTTTTTACGCACTACGGCATTTTCTTATCCTTCTGTAGTGTTTCCTTGAATATATATTCTACTATCTCCTGAGTCGCCCTGATACAAGACAGTGCAATATCTTCCAGTTGTTGCCACTGGACCCTTTCATGTAAAATCTTATTCCTCTCCTTCCTAATATCGTGGGCATATCTTTTCAATTCATCCGGCAGTTTGCTTTTTTCTATACAATCTTCTTTGGTGCCTTTTGTAGAGTCGCAATTCAGGCATGCCTCAATTAAGGCAAAACAAAATACAATTGCCGCATTGTAAAGACCCATCGCGTAACATTGCTTAATTTCCTCGAAACATTCTCCTATTCTTTTTGGGACATTACTGGCACAAATTAATGCGCCGACTTCTCTAAGACGGAAAACAATACCCTCAAAATCGATTTTGCTATCTAAATTGCCTACCCAATCGTCATCATATTCTTCAATGCTCTCTTTTGTTATTATGGAATAAAGCTTTTTAAAAAGATGCCGGTTATCAGATTCTGCATTTTGAATGTCAATAAACAAATTTAGCTCCGGTGTGCTTTCATAGCTGTAAAGCTTTTTTTTTGAACTTAATATTATTAGGTTTCCTATTCGTTCGATTGTGCTGTGCAAAAGACTTATCAAGTCGTTGTAGTCTTTTATGTAAGTATGAATTAATTGTTCAAACATGCTGCCTGCGCCTGTAATATTTTTTGCCATCGTTCTTTAACCCCTCTCAATCAGCATCTTTCCATACTTCAACGCCGCCCTCACGAGCGGGATATTCCCCTGCTCCACCTCTTCTTTAATTATCCATGAGCACAACCCCCTCTTCCCTCAAATCTCTTTTGGCTCTATCAGAAGCCTAACACCTGCTATTATCTGATTAACCCGTGTTAGCGGTAATGTCCCAATCCTTTCAACAAGGTCTGATTTATCTACTGTTATGACCTGTGATATGTTTGCCACACTATCCCTTTTGAGCCCACCTTCACCCTTTCGGAGCAAGACATTGCCCGGGGATTTTGCCCTCTTAAGATTAGATGTTATGGCACAAACAACTACAGTGTTAATCTTACTCACATTGAAGACATTATTCTGTATAACAACATGGGGGTGCTTATACCCGGGCCCTGAGCCTTCAGGGATACCGAAATCAATCCAGTAAATATCCCCCTGTTTAATTTCCAACGGGCTTCCTTAAAATTCTATGGCTGTAATATCTTTTACCCTTCTGCCTTAGATCGGTTTCCTTCAGAGGTTCTATATCCGAGTATGCCTCGTTTATGGCATCTAACAACTCTCTTGCCTTTATCCTTTCCAAAAATTCTTTAAGTGCAAGGGTAAATAATTCGCTCCTTGAATAACTATGTTCTTTAGCTACCCTTTCAGCCTCTCTGAATATTTTATCCGGGAGCGATATTGCTGTTTTCATAAAATTAGTATGATATAAAGTTATACTATTGTCAATACCATTAGGTTTTTAATATTCCCTTAATCCTTGCCACATGCTCAACATCCTTATCCCCTCTACCAGAGAGGTTCACTATTATAATATTGTCCTTTGGGAGTGTAGGTGCAAACTTGACAGTCTCTGCGAGGGCATGTGCTGATTCAAGGGCAGGGATTATGCCCTCTAATTTTGAAAGCAATTCAAAGGCATTAAGTGCCTCATCGTCGGTGGCATATGTGTAAGTAACCCTTCCTGTGTCATGAAGATATGCATGCTCAGGACCAACCGATGCATAATCAAGTCCTGCCGAGACAGAGTGTGTCCCCAAAACATTTCCATCTTTATTTTGTAGGAGATAGCTTTTTGTGCCCTGAAAAACACCTATAGAACCGCCTGCGAATCTTGAGGCATGCTCACCAGTAGGGATACCCTTTCCACCTGCCTCAACACCAATCATCCTTACATTATCTTTAAGAAACTCATTGAATAACCCGATGGAATTACTTCCACCACCAACACATGCAATGAGGACATCTGGAAGCCTTCCCTCGGCTTTTAGAATCTGTTTTTTAGCCTCCTTTCCTATGACTGACTGAAAGTCCCTTACCATTGCTGGAAATGGATGAGGACCAAACACAGTTCCCATGACATAATGTGTTGTCCTTACATTTGTAGTCCAATCCCTTAATGCCTCATTAATGGCATCCTTGAGGGTTTTTGAGCCTATTGGAACTTCAACTACATTTGCACCTAAAAGCCTCATTCTAAAGACATTAAGTGCTTGCCTATGCATATCCTCTGTGCCCATATAGATTGTGCATTCAAGTCCCATGAGTGCCGCACCTGTTGCAGTGGCAACTCCATGCTGACCCGCACCTGTTTCTGCAATGACCCTTTTTTTGCCCATTCCTTTGGCTAAAAGCCCCTGTCCGAGGGCATTGTTTATCTTATGAGCGCCTGTGTGTGCAAGGTCTTCTCTTTTTAGATATACCTTTGCTCCGGAAAGATACTCTGAAAGCCTTTTTGCAAGATATAAAGGAGTTGGTCTACCTATGTATGTGCTTTGAAGCTCCTTTAGCTCTTTCTGAAATGCCCTGTCTTTTTTTGAGTGTAGATATGCACCCTCAAGCTCTTTAAGGGCAGGCATGAGGGTCTCTGGAACAAACTGCCCTCCATATTGACCGAAATAACCTTTTTTCATTTTCTGAATTTTTTACTAATGCCTGTTATTGTTACCCCAACTACCTTTTTGCCTCTGAGTCTCAGAAATACACCATTTTCTAATATATCCGTATCAGTTGCCCTTTGAGGACGCTCTAAACTAATATACAGGACATCAGCTTCTTCATCGAAATCAAACCACAGGTGTTTTGCACCTACTTTTTTGATATGAGGCAATGCCTCAAATATCTCCTTTATTGCTGTGGTTGCTGCCATACTATTCTCCTTCCTTTCAAAAGTTTCTTTATCTTTGTAGTGACAAACGCTGTGATAATGAAACCGTCTTTCTGTTCTTTCATCTCTTTATAAATTACAAGCAATGCCTTTCTTTGAGAGGTAAGTTTTACCGCCCAGAGATCATTCGCATCTCCTTCAACCACCCATGTAGGGCTTGAAACAGCCTCCAAAATATCGTAATAGTATCCTGCCATATCATCGTGATTTTCTACAATATGACGCCACCTTTCACCTGTTAAGCGAATAGGGACATTATTGACCGATAATGCAAAATCAGTCATGTTAGCTCATTTCTCCCTTCCACAATTACAGTTTCTTCCATGTGTACATCCTTCAAATGGGTCTATGACAAGCCTCATAGGGATAAACTCTCCACATTTACAGAGCCAGCCTCCTGCTTTAAATGCCTCAAGAGGGAGTTCCCTTCCACA
This portion of the Nitrospirota bacterium genome encodes:
- a CDS encoding AbrB/MazE/SpoVT family DNA-binding domain-containing protein, which translates into the protein MPKVKTLSKGQVVIPVELRKKYHIEPGSEMQIMEYGGIIYLIPPVEDPIAAACGILPPEPSLSKRLLYERKAEFK
- a CDS encoding CopG family transcriptional regulator translates to MKTAISLPDKIFREAERVAKEHSYSRSELFTLALKEFLERIKARELLDAINEAYSDIEPLKETDLRQKGKRYYSHRILRKPVGN
- a CDS encoding type II toxin-antitoxin system PemK/MazF family toxin; translated protein: MEIKQGDIYWIDFGIPEGSGPGYKHPHVVIQNNVFNVSKINTVVVCAITSNLKRAKSPGNVLLRKGEGGLKRDSVANISQVITVDKSDLVERIGTLPLTRVNQIIAGVRLLIEPKEI
- a CDS encoding DUF2283 domain-containing protein; the protein is MAATTAIKEIFEALPHIKKVGAKHLWFDFDEEADVLYISLERPQRATDTDILENGVFLRLRGKKVVGVTITGISKKFRK
- a CDS encoding type II toxin-antitoxin system VapC family toxin; amino-acid sequence: MPAGYVFDSHALLKLFQKEKGHDRIIRLLRNLSRLGAAKYINAVNMGEIIYTTKRAFGDQKKLEAIANIERLNFTVLPATNDLIYQAAEYKAEYSISYADCFVLASAVRYKAVVVTGDPEFKKVSHFVEIEWV
- the trpB gene encoding tryptophan synthase subunit beta, yielding MKKGYFGQYGGQFVPETLMPALKELEGAYLHSKKDRAFQKELKELQSTYIGRPTPLYLAKRLSEYLSGAKVYLKREDLAHTGAHKINNALGQGLLAKGMGKKRVIAETGAGQHGVATATGAALMGLECTIYMGTEDMHRQALNVFRMRLLGANVVEVPIGSKTLKDAINEALRDWTTNVRTTHYVMGTVFGPHPFPAMVRDFQSVIGKEAKKQILKAEGRLPDVLIACVGGGSNSIGLFNEFLKDNVRMIGVEAGGKGIPTGEHASRFAGGSIGVFQGTKSYLLQNKDGNVLGTHSVSAGLDYASVGPEHAYLHDTGRVTYTYATDDEALNAFELLSKLEGIIPALESAHALAETVKFAPTLPKDNIIIVNLSGRGDKDVEHVARIKGILKT
- a CDS encoding tryptophan synthase subunit alpha; this translates as MSIIEKTFNNLKKQGRKAFIPYIMAGDPSLEKTKELIKVLEECGADIIELGVPFTDPLADGPVIQRASERALAKGVTLRDVIRLVKDIRAVTKIPIVLMTYYNPIFAYKEEAFVRDAVSSQIDGIIVPDLPPDEAHDLIRLSRKKGIDIIFMLAPTSTAERVKKVAKLSRGFIYYVSLTGITGARLLVDTALSEAIMAIRRLTEMPICVGFGVASPEEAKVLSDVADGIIVGSAIVRRLDEPEEELKRFLRGLRDATQ